A section of the Subtercola frigoramans genome encodes:
- the rimM gene encoding ribosome maturation factor RimM (Essential for efficient processing of 16S rRNA): MASAYALTWLIPISKNETQLRVGRLTKAHGLKGAIKLELFTDDPERRFVPGSVFTLQVPTTSPWHGKTLELAELRWYNGHPVGFFVGVPDRTAAESLAKAILWIDHDLDEKTDEEDAWFDHQLVGLAVMRDGVRIGTMTQIDHLAAQDLLHVETETGEVLVPFVKAIVSAVDIDAGTLTVTPPPGLFEELPATAEEPEPAPEAAATTSESAEAPASGPDAVDDRPAAAPASA; encoded by the coding sequence ATGGCAAGCGCGTACGCGTTGACGTGGTTGATACCGATTTCTAAGAACGAGACACAACTGAGAGTCGGTCGCCTCACCAAAGCCCACGGGCTGAAGGGCGCGATCAAACTCGAGCTGTTCACCGACGACCCGGAACGACGTTTCGTTCCGGGCTCGGTGTTCACGCTGCAAGTCCCCACCACCTCTCCCTGGCACGGGAAGACCCTCGAACTGGCCGAACTGCGCTGGTACAACGGGCATCCGGTCGGCTTCTTCGTCGGTGTACCCGACCGCACGGCGGCCGAGTCGCTGGCGAAGGCCATCCTGTGGATCGACCACGACCTCGACGAGAAGACCGACGAGGAAGATGCGTGGTTCGACCACCAGCTCGTCGGCCTCGCCGTGATGCGTGACGGCGTGCGTATCGGCACGATGACGCAGATCGATCACCTCGCCGCCCAGGACCTGCTGCATGTGGAGACGGAGACGGGCGAAGTGCTCGTGCCGTTCGTCAAGGCGATCGTGTCGGCAGTCGACATCGATGCGGGCACGCTGACGGTCACCCCGCCGCCGGGCCTGTTCGAGGAGCTCCCGGCTACAGCCGAAGAGCCCGAGCCAGCTCCCGAAGCTGCGGCTACCACTTCGGAATCTGCTGAAGCTCCGGCCTCGGGTCCAGATGCCGTGGACGATCGTCCCGCCGCGGCCCCCGCGTCCGCGTAA
- the trmD gene encoding tRNA (guanosine(37)-N1)-methyltransferase TrmD, with protein MRIDIVTIFPTFFDALDISLLGRAREDGILDVMVHDLRTFTHDRHRTVDDKPYGGGAGMVMKPEPWGEALDAILGELSEPDGSRGGAGAEVDGGAPVGEVRPVDDRHECVAGTIVIFPSPAGEVFTQAMARELSTAEHIVFGCGRYEGIDQRVFEYAGSRESVRLVSLGDYVLNGGEVAVMAMIEAIGRLIPGVIGNPESLVEESHEDGLLEYPSYTKPAEWRGYAVPPVLTNGNHGAIATWRREQQLERTRRVRPDLLPPE; from the coding sequence ATGCGCATCGACATCGTCACCATCTTTCCCACCTTCTTCGACGCGCTCGACATCTCGCTGCTCGGGCGGGCCCGCGAGGACGGCATTCTCGACGTGATGGTGCACGACCTGCGCACGTTCACGCACGACCGGCACCGCACCGTCGACGACAAGCCTTATGGCGGCGGAGCAGGCATGGTCATGAAGCCCGAGCCGTGGGGCGAGGCACTCGACGCGATCCTGGGCGAATTGTCGGAGCCCGATGGGTCACGTGGCGGAGCGGGTGCTGAAGTTGACGGAGGTGCCCCGGTCGGCGAAGTCCGGCCAGTGGATGATCGGCACGAGTGCGTCGCAGGCACGATCGTCATCTTTCCTTCGCCGGCGGGCGAGGTGTTCACGCAGGCGATGGCGCGCGAGCTCAGCACGGCCGAACACATCGTCTTCGGGTGCGGGAGGTATGAGGGGATCGACCAGAGGGTGTTCGAGTATGCCGGGAGCCGGGAATCCGTGAGGCTTGTGAGCCTGGGCGACTACGTGCTAAATGGGGGAGAGGTCGCCGTGATGGCGATGATCGAGGCGATCGGCCGGTTGATTCCCGGGGTGATCGGCAACCCCGAGAGTCTCGTCGAGGAGTCGCACGAGGATGGGCTACTCGAGTACCCGAGCTACACCAAACCCGCCGAATGGCGCGGGTACGCGGTGCCGCCGGTGCTCACGAACGGCAACCACGGGGCAATCGCGACGTGGCGGCGCGAGCAGCAGCTCGAGCGTACGCGGCGGGTACGGCCCGACCTACTGCCTCCGGAGTGA
- the rpsP gene encoding 30S ribosomal protein S16, with amino-acid sequence MAVKIRLKRMGKIRAPYYRIVVADSRTKRDGRVIEEIGKYHPTEEPSFIEVKSDRAQYWLGVGAQPTEQVEAILKLTGDWGKFKGDPNAVSTVRVKEPKAVFVADEKKKPVLRPKAEAPVAVAPVAAEVSADADAAATDEA; translated from the coding sequence GTGGCTGTAAAAATCCGTTTGAAGCGCATGGGCAAGATCCGCGCTCCTTACTACCGTATTGTCGTTGCCGACTCGCGCACCAAGCGCGATGGCCGTGTCATCGAAGAGATCGGCAAGTACCACCCGACCGAGGAGCCCTCGTTCATCGAGGTCAAGAGCGATCGTGCCCAGTACTGGCTCGGCGTCGGCGCGCAGCCGACCGAGCAGGTCGAGGCCATCCTCAAGCTCACCGGTGACTGGGGCAAGTTCAAGGGTGACCCCAACGCGGTTTCGACCGTTCGCGTGAAAGAGCCGAAGGCTGTTTTCGTCGCAGACGAGAAGAAGAAACCCGTTCTTCGCCCCAAGGCCGAGGCGCCCGTCGCCGTCGCGCCCGTTGCCGCTGAGGTTTCGGCTGACGCCGACGCCGCCGCGACCGACGAGGCGTAA
- a CDS encoding RNA-binding protein gives MLAPALQHLVKGIVDNPDDVHVVAKSSPRGEVLEVRVNPSDLGRVIGRSGRTAKALRTLVAALADGKRVRVDVVDTDF, from the coding sequence TTGCTCGCACCAGCTCTGCAGCACCTCGTCAAGGGCATCGTCGACAATCCCGACGACGTCCATGTCGTAGCGAAGAGTTCTCCGCGAGGTGAGGTGCTGGAGGTTCGAGTGAACCCCAGTGACCTCGGCCGCGTGATCGGTCGATCGGGTCGCACGGCGAAAGCACTGCGCACCCTCGTTGCAGCGCTCGCCGATGGCAAGCGCGTACGCGTTGACGTGGTTGATACCGATTTCTAA
- a CDS encoding type IV toxin-antitoxin system AbiEi family antitoxin domain-containing protein — protein MDIDQLLASRGGILNKAQWTEAGISPHYLREAVRQGRVSRIRHGWIAAPTAPAALVQAIRVGGFLTCIPALRLQGVWCIDDERLHVRVDRHANNLASPTCRGVPLGDPTARGVIIHRSYSSDWVRADFAIDSVESALMHAAVCQSRDNAVVVFDSALNLKLVSRRRLEQVASQLTDKHRQVISLADAAAQSGLETKARLRLRALGIRYRTQVHFDGVGRVDLVVGDRLVLELDGREWHSTEEAFAEDRRRDLILNEQGCHVIRLTYAQVMFEWQRVETLIRELVSRHEHRWTPRHRRAGLALIIDQSSALVRSSELFALD, from the coding sequence ATGGACATCGATCAGCTGCTCGCCTCCCGCGGCGGCATCCTCAACAAAGCGCAGTGGACTGAAGCCGGTATCTCTCCGCACTATCTGCGGGAGGCAGTTCGGCAGGGTCGGGTGTCGCGCATCCGGCACGGGTGGATCGCAGCGCCTACGGCCCCGGCCGCACTGGTGCAGGCGATTCGTGTGGGCGGGTTTCTGACGTGCATTCCTGCTCTCCGACTGCAGGGAGTCTGGTGCATCGACGACGAACGGCTCCACGTCAGGGTCGACAGGCACGCAAACAACCTCGCGTCGCCGACGTGTCGTGGTGTGCCACTCGGAGATCCGACGGCGCGTGGGGTGATCATCCATCGCTCGTATTCATCAGACTGGGTTCGGGCCGATTTCGCCATCGATTCTGTGGAGTCAGCGCTGATGCATGCTGCGGTCTGCCAATCTCGAGACAATGCTGTCGTGGTATTCGACTCCGCGCTGAATCTGAAACTCGTCAGCCGCAGGCGTCTGGAGCAGGTGGCCTCACAGTTGACCGACAAGCATCGGCAGGTTATTTCTCTCGCGGATGCGGCGGCTCAATCCGGTCTCGAGACGAAGGCACGCCTGCGGTTGCGCGCGCTGGGCATTCGGTATCGAACACAGGTGCACTTTGATGGTGTCGGTCGGGTCGACCTGGTCGTGGGGGACCGCCTCGTTCTGGAGCTCGATGGTAGGGAGTGGCATTCGACCGAAGAAGCCTTCGCCGAGGACCGGAGACGCGACCTGATCTTGAACGAGCAGGGCTGCCACGTCATCCGCCTGACATACGCGCAGGTCATGTTCGAGTGGCAGCGGGTCGAAACGTTGATACGCGAACTCGTGAGTCGCCATGAGCATCGCTGGACGCCGCGGCATCGACGGGCGGGGCTCGCGCTGATCATCGATCAATCGTCGGCCCTCGTTCGATCCTCCGAACTATTTGCGTTGGATTGA
- the map gene encoding type I methionyl aminopeptidase, translating to MIELRTPAEIEKMQVAGIFVGEVLTELAARATVGMNLLKLDQIAHDMIRARGAESCYIDYHPSFGASPFGKVLCTSVNDAVLHGLPHDYRLADGDMISLDFAASVDGWVSDSAITVIVGTPRPEDARLIDTTTRALDAGIAAAQPGGRLGDISAAIAAVALADGYTINTDFGGHSVGRTMHGDLHLPNNGRPGRGVHLKPGIVIAIEPWFLETTDKIVTDKDGWTLRSADGSRGAHMEHTVAITADGPLVLSARS from the coding sequence ATGATCGAGCTCAGAACACCCGCCGAAATCGAGAAGATGCAAGTCGCAGGTATCTTCGTCGGCGAGGTGCTCACCGAACTCGCCGCCCGGGCCACGGTCGGCATGAACCTTCTCAAGCTCGACCAGATCGCCCACGACATGATCCGGGCCCGCGGAGCCGAGTCGTGCTACATCGACTACCACCCCTCGTTCGGCGCCAGCCCCTTCGGCAAAGTGCTCTGCACCTCGGTCAACGATGCAGTGCTGCACGGGCTCCCCCACGACTACCGCCTGGCAGACGGCGACATGATCTCCCTCGACTTCGCCGCCTCCGTCGACGGCTGGGTCTCCGACAGTGCCATCACCGTCATCGTCGGTACTCCAAGGCCAGAGGATGCCCGGCTCATCGACACCACGACCAGGGCCCTCGACGCGGGCATTGCTGCGGCCCAGCCCGGCGGAAGACTGGGCGACATCTCGGCCGCCATCGCTGCGGTCGCCCTGGCCGACGGATACACGATCAACACCGATTTCGGCGGCCACAGCGTCGGACGCACGATGCACGGAGACCTTCACCTTCCCAACAACGGTCGCCCCGGCCGAGGCGTGCACCTCAAACCCGGCATCGTCATCGCGATCGAACCGTGGTTCCTCGAAACGACTGACAAGATCGTTACCGACAAAGACGGCTGGACACTCCGCAGCGCCGACGGCTCCCGCGGCGCGCACATGGAGCACACGGTCGCGATCACGGCCGACGGCCCCCTGGTCTTGAGCGCTCGCTCCTGA